The window ccaccatgtcctccaagTCGCAAATAGACGGTCTCGAGCTGGCCGAattggtcttcttcgccattgcGACTCTACCAGCCACCTACTGTTTGATCAAGCACGGGAGACACGGAATCCTGGGCTGGCTCAACGTACTGATCCTGTGTGGGCTTCGCATTGCAAGCAGTGCTATGGCCACCACTGGCAACCCTAGCAAAGCTgcctccatcatctccggaATTGGTCTTTCTCCTCTACTGCTGGCAGCACTGGGTCTTCTCCATGAAGCGTATGTGACTACTGGCACTGTTCCCAGACTTGAAAATACTAACAGGGCAATAGCAACACTTCTATCCGAGACCACCTCCCCGCACTCGTCAGGAGCTACGGTTACATTCTAGCACACTGGGTTATCCTTGCGGGAGTTGGTTTGGCAGCCGCGTCGGCCAACGGAAAACTTATTCTGCTGCGCGTTGGACTGATCGTTTTTGGGACCGGGTGGATGATAGTGGTTATCCTTGCTTATCTCTCATTCCGCACGCCCGTGAGCTTCCAGCGTGCTGATGGCGAGAAAAAGGTACGAAAGAACTATCTTTTTACTCTCAGCCTGTTCGCTAGCTAACCACGGGAAATAGCTTCTCATCGCTATCATGGTCGCTCTTCCTCTGATCGGTGTCCGGATCCTCTATGGCATTGCAATTGCATTCGTTGACGGAAACATGCTGGGCGGAAGTCTGCCCGTCCGAGTCATTTTTGGAACTCTGCCTGAGTTCCTGGTCATGATTGCCTATGTGGCTGGTGGCCTTGTTACTCGGAATGTCGCCGAACAGCGCCTGGAAGGATCCAAGCAAGCGATGGATTATACTGCATCTGCTTACACATAAACATTTTGTTCCTTGGATTGTTTGAGATGTGATTTCGttttctgtttgtttttgATACCCCCACACGACTTTGATGTGACTGGATAACATAGATTACATAGATGGTATCGATTGATGTCAAAATTTACTATGTTATAAAAATTGAAAACTGTCATGTACATGTGTATCTTGTTACAATCGCTCGAATAACGGCCAGCGTCATCAGACAGTGGATGCAGGAGACGGAAGTGAACAGATCGCCGGCAATGGGATTTCATAGCAGCGTGTCCCCGGCGATGCCGAAATGAGCTGCAAAGGCCAACTCATTGCCCACTTCCACTCAATGGGCACAATACTGTCAATGCCATACACCTCTCGATTCGGAGTGCCTTTGAGCCACCACATATCCTCCGAGATTTTTACCATGGCAAAAAGATATGCCAGAATCACCAGGGCCCGCGGCCGCCTCTCAGAAGCAAGTTGCGTGAAGTGACTTGGCACCACCGGTGGGAATCCATTCAGGATCCGGCGGACCACGAAATCCGGTTGCTCCTCACTAACGGCAAGGAACATCATTTCC of the Penicillium psychrofluorescens genome assembly, chromosome: 1 genome contains:
- a CDS encoding uncharacterized protein (ID:PFLUO_001617-T1.cds;~source:funannotate) encodes the protein MSSKSQIDGLELAELVFFAIATLPATYCLIKHGRHGILGWLNVLILCGLRIASSAMATTGNPSKAASIISGIGLSPLLLAALGLLHEANTSIRDHLPALVRSYGYILAHWVILAGVGLAAASANGKLILLRVGLIVFGTGWMIVVILAYLSFRTPVSFQRADGEKKLLIAIMVALPLIGVRILYGIAIAFVDGNMLGGSLPVRVIFGTLPEFLVMIAYVAGGLVTRNVAEQRLEGSKQAMDYTASAYT